In the Phyllopteryx taeniolatus isolate TA_2022b chromosome 1, UOR_Ptae_1.2, whole genome shotgun sequence genome, aagGCTctaagaggattttgcatgctcttggcttagttctggcagcgtgtaagtcctcaagggcgggtaggtgggtaccgacgatttttccggcagtccCGATTGTCCGTTcgagtcggagtttgtcctattttgtggcagcaccaaaccagattgCGATGGATGAACACAAGACTGTtacgatgactgctgtgtagaactgcctcagcaactcctgtggcaggccatgctttctcataagccgcaggaagtacatcctctgctgggcctttttgaggatggagttgatgttggtctcccactccaggtcctgagagattgtaattcccaggaccttgaaggtctcgacggttgacacactTGGAGACCGTGAGGGGCacctgtggcgaaggatgcctcctgaactccacgatcatctctacagtctatagcagtggtctagaatgttgttttccctggtacggtagtcaatgtgctgcttgtatttagcgagtttgtggttgagattagctttgttaaagttcccaagaataatgaggggtgaatctgttttttttcaagtttgtttatttattcagcgagcgttagcagtgcggcattcgcaTTAGCCTGGGGAGGAATGTACACTAGAGAGCttgttaccgaggcgaccacccGGTTAGGCGCCATATTCTCTATTTACATAATTTCAAAGACAAGTGGCTTAACGTTTAAATGTTGGTCCTTGTCATGTGTTCTGTTTTCATGTTGAGCTCTTCTTGGATACTTCATGTTACTGACACGGAAGTGAAGCCATACGCAGTCACACGTCCAACGGTCTAAATGATTCTTGTTCCAAGACAGATTCCTTTTACTGGGAAGGCTTGGCACAACTTTACTCAATCCAATTGCAACTTCTGACGCAGCAGCCAATTATTCTACTCGATCTTAAACgtcagaaaacaaacacaaagttaCGAGTCGGCAGACGCACATGTACAAACCatacataaatgaatgaatattgtaTTGTTCTGTTGACGGAAAGAATGTGATACATTGCTGAGGTCTTGTTAAAGCAgagggagaacctgcaaactctaCTCGGGAAatctcacaactgtgaggtggatgtgctaaacGCTCTCGCCAAGTGTGCCACCAGCACGCTGTATTTCATTTGgtgaaattgtaaaataataccATAAAAAGCCGCACAATTGATCCCAGTGCTCATTCTTTTTATTAAGGCACCAGCTGGCAGGAAAACAAAGGTTTCCTATCTCATgtgattttattaaaatattaacCACAGCTCTGTGGGATCAGGTGGCTGTGGGTTTTTGATTTGCAATTTTAACGCTATAATCTCTTTTGTTATTAAATATGATAGActtatttgcttttgtttattttattttatttacaaacaaacattcacaccggTGAAAAATTTTGAGCCTTCAGtttaaactaacatgcatgtttttatttatttattgattgactgactgattgattgatttttggaccgtgggaggaagcaggagcACCCGGGAAAAAGTTACAAGGAGAACCTGCAAATTCCAACACTGGTCGGCCAAAGTCGAGATTCGACCCGCGAACCTCAAAATTGTAAAGTACAGATGCTAACCACTTGCTGACtgtttttttgaaacaaatggTCCTTATTGGTCACACAAGCTTTTTCCGATAATGCTACTGCAGGAAGCCTCATTATGCTGTTGCAATGCACCAGAAgggccaggatgaggcagccattttgcattctcACAATAACAGACAGCAAATAAATCGTGCAATTTCTCAGATATATTCTCTGCggtatgaatgaatatgtatgcgTTTGTGAAAATgtcggaactattgcatgtcttgacctttattttgatatgtatatagatagatagatagatggatagatagatagatagatagatagatagatagatagatagatagatagatagatagatagatagacagatagacagacagacagacagacagacagacagacagatagacagacagatagatagatagatagatagatagatagatagatagatagatagatagatagatagatagatagatagatagatagatagatagatagatagatagatagatagatagatagatagatagatagatagatagatagatagatagatagatagatagataaaggCACCAGCTGTTTAATGTTCTCTGAAAGGAGCCCCAGTGTCCCGGACTTGAAAAAACATCTTGTTTTTATTATGTTGACTTATCTTATTTATCACTtgccttttccatttttttttcagactttaTTTAGATCCTCTTTAAAAACACTTGCAGGTTTTGACCTAATTCTGCATTCCCACAACAGATGGTGCATGACATTAGTTTGCGTGATAAAAGCGTATGACGACACAATATTGATGTGGTATTAGTTTCAAAGGGGTGACTTGTTTAAACTCTGCCGATTTTGTTATTTGTCAATGGGGAGATTTCTAATGCTGCTGGAATTTCAACTGTGATGACAATTCAGTTCGGTTCACACATGCTGTATGAGGTGAATTCATTCTATTATCATTGGACAGTATGCTATTCATTCTTCTTTACCCCCAAAACGAATACTTGTCTTTGTAAGACTGGCGCATCACCAATAGACAGATTTATTGTCACaaagtgtgtgtcagtgtgaaaGCGAGCGTGTTGACCTGGCAGTCATTCCTCTCACTAATAATTTCCAGTGGAGGACAGAAGGCAGAAGTGCGCTGGACTCGTTTGATGAGAGACACAGTGAGAACGTTTCGCTTCCTCTCCATTTCCTCGCTTTATCGCCACAGCTGTCAGTGTCGCTTTCACGCCCTTTGACTATCTGAGGCTGCTGTCATCAACCGCCCGACGTGaggtgcgcgtgtgtttgttgGAGGAAGCCGTTGACGCGCTTCTTTTAGCGAGGGCTTTGCAACTCACGATGGCTGCCGCATCTGCACAAGCATCGCTCGGGCTGACAATGGGTTTCGTCCTGCGCTTGACCTCAAATGCACGCGTAGGTTTTGAAAAGTCAAACAAGCGCCGAAACCagcagacaaaatgaaaacGTGTCATCGGCTCATTCGACATATGTGTCAAAGTGAGGCCGCCTTCCCTTGCCTTGGGGCCAAGTCGCTCGCGTCCTCTCGTTCCCTAATGATTGTTTTTCCAGGTCATAAACGAGCAGCAATTACACGGTACGCCATGTCATCCTCAGTTCCACTGAAAAAAGTACACACTGCATAACTTAAAACGTGTTGTTGTGCAGTCAAGGAAATATAagtgtttaaaaacataaatgactttaaaGTAACTGTAACATTACCAAAATGTAAAGTTGATTCattgattcaaaaaaaaaacatttaaatcacaaaccaaattgtttttaacaattgGAATTTTTACAAAAACTCAACGTGAGACagctttgttatattttttcagtGTATGCATTGGTCTTATTAAAACCACAATGCAAGGAACTGTCGAATTTGAAGGTGATACGTGATTCACAGGGAATGGTCTTGATTTCCAGTGAtgaagagaggacacaaagtcATTAACATTCTCTACGGTGCCAATTTAAGGACCTTACAAGCTATGAGTCATAAAGTCATATTGAATAACTGCTTTGTTTATGCTGGACTGTATTAATGTAATGTGAAGCATCGTGTGTTTGTCACTTGCGAGATGTTTTCACATAAGAACCCGGAGACCTTTTGTCATAATCAGAGTGGTAAGTTGCGAGCAAgactattttgtgttttttttctttagactACTGCCCAGCTGGCACACTACTCTGCCTCAGCTTTATCAGTTCCATATGATTATATTGCGATACTGAATGTAAGAAAAACTCCCTGGACCATTCCctgttgtgttttcttttccagTTGCACTTAGTAGCCCGCAATTGTGGTTGAaactttacattttacaatgcaATCAGCAAACCATTTCTGGAGTGAAACTGTTTTGTTTCAGCAAACAATAAAACCTGATGCGTGGCACCAGATACCGTATGTTTGACATGtccatactgtgtgtgtgtgtgtgtgtgtgtgtgtgccagggTCACAGAAGACCGTCCAAGGATGGGGAGAGTAATTAATCCTTTAAGTCAGAGGTGCTCTGTAAAGCGCACTGACCCCTGCGCTCCCACGGCAGCATTTGCGCTGGCTCCATCGGCATTAAACACATGCCACATATTTTTAACATTAGGAGTCTCCTGGCGCACTCTGGACTTTTTACAGAGGGAGTTACACGTCAGCCTGGATCAGTCAGCCCACTGCCTGCTTGGACCAGAAACATTTGTATGCGAGAGTGAGTGTATGGACTTGTTGAAGCCAAAACAGTGGTTCCTCAAGAAATACCTTGATGAGTAAGATTATTTAATGCTGGAAATTTGTGAAATGGTCCATcacagttaataaaaaaaataaataaaaaaagagttggTAGTTATCAAAATGACTCAGTGACTCCCAAGCGCTTACCGTGTCATGAAATATATCAGGTGTGCttttccaatttcacttaattggttattatttattaagcCCAGTattgtatctttgtttatctagCTACGCCAGCAACATATATTGACACGCAGAACCATTAAAACCTcttagaatatactgtatggcaGTTCATAATTCATCTGTGCATCCCCGTCTTGGGGGAGTGAATGGGGAGGGCACCAAAAGGGGGCTCTCGCACAGGTCGTCATTCAAACTAGGACTGCCACTGAGcaagatttttctaatgtaaaatgttttggggctCAATTAAGGTTGTGAATGTTGGCTTAACACTatgaaataaatctttttttaatttttattttttgcacattGAAGCAAGCAATACTGATGCTGCGGTTACAGCTCACCTCACTGGACAATTACgtcagtctgtgtgtgtgtttgtccctttatgtgtgtgtgtgtatccgtGCAAAGAATTTATGTGTgacaaaacaaatgcatttatgtatgtgtgcgaatgtgtttgtgtttgtgtttgttgacgTTTTGCTTTCCTTCAAATAACCTTCACAGTCTAGTGCGATCCAAACAACCTTTCAACAAATCAAGACTGAGCATTacaatttgggtttcaagcttgCCTGTACCTGACGTGATGTGTGTGAGCGTATTTGCGACGTCGAGCATTCTAACGCGCGGCAAGTCTAAGCTCTGAGAGGTAAACATAGCGAGTGTGTTTGGGGGAGGGGTGGAGTCAAGTTCTTAATATCAATAGCTAATATCCTCATTGATGTTACTGTCCAACTATGTcaatatttttctcacttttgAGTCTGCTTTTATTTCTTCGCATGACCATGACATACCCAGCGACTAAGATTGTTGGGTGCCCTTTAAAGTCATTAACTACagacattttttgtgttttaatgcacaGATTGTAATAATGAATCCTAAATGTGTGTCCTATGCATTTCTTGTGTACAGTACGTGCCTGTTGCAGAGCTGTGGTTCAGGGAGGTCCAGATGGCAGGCATGAGGGGCCCGGCCTGCACTGGAGTCTGGCTCTAGAGTCCACCAAGGGCTCCCACTTTAACTGGACACATTCCACAGGTGCGACTTTTGGGGTGAAAATTTAGGAGGTTGCTTTGTTAGACAGACAAAAAACAGATCATCCTCTATTTGTTACTTTATATTCATCATATGATATACGACATACAATGTTATACTATAGAGAACTGCCACAGAAAGTCAGGTACATCAAAAGGGCTTTATttgcccaaaaataaatacagtatagtcTGGAATATACATTAAATCATACATATCTGATTTTATAGCACAGATTTTTCGCTATATACGGACTAATATTACTGGAGTCTCACGTAGCGATAAGCACAAGCCAGGAGGAAAATGTGCATAGAAGACAAAGAATGTCCAAACTTTGAGATCATATCACACTTAAAAACGGAGATAAAGTGTAATGTGTCTACTGTAAAGCAGAACTGGCATACAGAGCAGCAGCCGACACATTTACGTTAACATTGTTAGTTAATCTAATatagctttttgttttgtgttgcttGTTAGAACGCGTTGTAACGCCCTCACATCTGACCAACGATAatcactttcaatcgctttatcgAACAAACGGTAACACAATAAACACATAAGCAGCTTCAGACGCTAGCTAAGCGACTCGACTAGAGACTGGCTAACCTGAGTTGACAACAGTCAGCTACaatctcattcgctgactcccgCGTCATTcaacaggccaggccccgccttttaaagccgcacacattcaaagtcacagatactacagtgtagaacgtAAGGACGGTGACCCCAagtagacaaaaataatacctgcacctcacatgcatattttatgtTGCtcttatacattcattcattcattcattcatcgaaTGTTCCGCTTatttcgcgggcgtgctggagcctaacccagcaatcttcgggcgagaagcagggtacaccctgaactggtcaccagccaatcgcggggcacatagaaacaaacaaccattcgcactaacattcacacctacaggcaatttagagtcttcaatctacctaccacgcatgtttttgggatgtgggaggaaaccggagtgcccggagaaaacccacccaggcacggggagaacatgcaaactccactcaggcggggccgggatttgaaccccatcAGAACTGtaaaggcagatgtgctaaaccaTTGACCACCGCCGGTCTTAAACATAAaccttaaaaatataaataataaaatagatatTTGGTTTATTTAACCATACATTGCAACTTCAAATGTTGCTACTTCATGGATTTCCGTCTTTGTGCGTTCTGGAAAGCAATCCCGCAATAAATGActgcaattccaatgaagttgggacgtgttaaatataaataaaaactgaatacaatgatttgcaaatcatgttcaacctgcatttaattgaatacactacaaagacaagatacttaatgttcaaactgataaacgttattgtttttcgcaaataatcattaacttaatttttattttttggctgcaacacgttccaaaaaagctgggacaggtagcaaaaaagttgaggaacgctcatcaaacacctgtttggaacatgatacagatgaacaggctaatggggaacaggtgggtgccatgattgggtataaaatgagcttccctgaattgctcagtcattcacaagcaaagatggggtgaggttcacctctttgtgaacaagtgcgtgacataatagtcgaacagtttcaggacaatgttcctcaatgtacaattgcaaggaatttagggatttcatcatctacggtccataatatcatcaaaaggttcagagaatctggaaaaatcactgcatgtaagcggcaaggccgaaaaccaacgttgaatgccCGAGACCTTCGATCCCTAAGGCGGCACtggatcaaaaaccgacaatgcgtaaaggatatcaacacatgggctcaggaacacttggaaaaccaatgtcagtaaataaagtttgccGCTACATCCGAaactgcaacttgaaactctactatgcaaagtacAAGCCATTTATtcaacaacacctagaaacGCCGTCGGGTTCTCTGtgccagagctcatctaagatggactgatgcaaagtggaaaagtgttctgtggtccgacgagtccacatttcaaattgggccaaagaggaaaagaaccatccggactgttatggacgcaaagttcaaaagcctgcatctgtgatggtatggggctgtgttagtgccaatggcatgggtaacttacacatctgtgaaggcaccattcatgctgaaaggtacatacaggttttggagaagcatatgctgccatccaagcaacgtctttttcacggacgcctctgcttatttcagcaagaggatgccaaaccacattctgcacgtgttacaacagcgtggcttcgtagtaaacgagtgcgggtactagactggcctgcctgcagtccagacctgtctcccattgaaaatgtgtggcacattatgaagcgtaaaatacaacaacggagaccccggactgttgaacagctgaagctgtacatcaagcaagaatgggaaagaattccacctacaaagctttaaccattagtgtcctcagttcccaaacgtttattgaatgttgttaaaagaaaatgtgatgtaacacagtggtaaacatgaccctgtcccagcttttttggaacgtgttgcagccataaaattctcggttaaggattatttgctaaaaacaataaagttggtcagtttgaacattaaatattttgtctttgtagtgtactcaattaaatataagttgaacatgatttgcaaatcattgtattctgtttttatttatgtttaacacaacgtcccaacttcattggagttgtgtttgttataaaataaaacaattacacaaATCCAGCCATCCGTAtcttctatagtgcttgtcctcattagggtcaagggagaagcctagcccagctgatgTATGCCCAtggctggtcgccagccaatcgcaggggatacAATATAGACACACGAGCCACCAGGCAGTTGAGCAATTGGTTGGTACCAGCCACACCAGGCAACGAcctacaacaaaaaacaaatcttcaaaAAACAAGAGTCGATCTAGTTGCCTCGATTCACCGTTTACAGATTACCATGCCCTGGATGGCatacagccattcacactcacgttaacacctacaggcaatttggaGTGTACAGTTAACCTAAGAATCATGTTTTGGGGACATTCAGTGAGAAGAGAATGGTGTAAGGGGAGAACATGTTCAAGATTATGGTAAAGAGTTCCCATATTTATGTCTCATTGGATTTCACATGGGCATTCCAAGGTGTTCCATCTCGTCtggaacattcaaactccacaacaAGTCCAGTTGCCTTTGTTTATATTCAGGAATGTTAGGACATCATTTTAACTCTCTGTATTGGTCTCAGGACGTGTGCCCATGAGGTCGTCACCACTGGTCCTGGTCCTCCTGATCGGCGTCCAGGCTGTACTGAACATGGGCGGTGGATTGGCCCAGAGCGCTGGCTTAGCCAACCACAAAGCAGGACAGCAGACAGTAGCCAATCACCAAGTAGGACAGCAGCGCGAGACTGTGGCGGCGGCGCAGCATGCTGAATTTCACAGGACCGGCCACCGCAGGACAAAGCGGCGTCATCGGGCAGCCTCGCACACGTCTGACCCCTCAGTCCCAGGGGTGGACCCCAAGCTCTTCTCCAAGAAACGGTACCGTTCCTCGCCGCGCGTCGTCTTCAGCGAGGTTCCGCCCTCGCACGACGCCCTGGAGGGTGAGGGATATGACGCTGAAGGGGTGAGGGGGCTACGGGTGAGGCGCCGAGCGGGGTCGCACACCATGCACAGAGGAGAGTACTCGGTGTGCGACAGCATCAACACCTGGGTGGGCAACATGACCCGGGCCACAGACATCACCGGGAATGAGGTGACCGTACTCCCCAACGTCACAATCAACAACGTGGTGAAGAAGCAGTTCTTCTACGAGACCACCTGCCGGACCCCAACGCGCAGGGGCTCGGGAACAGTCAACAGAGGAAGGATGGGGGGACGAGGTGGCAAACAGGGCTCCAAAGCGACCAGCTCGGGCTGTCTCGGCATCGACAGTCGCCACTGGAACTCGTACtgcaccaacacacacatatttgTAAGCGCCCTCACCATCTTCAAGGAACGGACAGCCTGGCGTTTCATCCGCATCAACGCCGCATGCGTGTGCGTCCTCAGCAGGAAGTCTTGGGCGGGGCGACTCGGACACTGATTGcgaaacacatgcacacacatttctCCCAAACCACCACTACAGCTTTATTgccaatactgtactgtaatccTCGACCCcgcctacacacacacgcacgcacacacacaaacacacacacagggcttCGTCGTTCCGGCCCCTATGGCGCCCCCACCCCTCACCCTACCTCAGCCCAAGAAGTCCTGGTCTGGACTGCAtgttatatttatggtttatacagtaaaatatgaaattatacaacatgtgtatatgtgtgtgtatatacatgtatatatgcaGACACCAAACGAGTTcaagcttttattgttgtcattgttgttgtgttgttgttcttattgttatttattcaaCACATCTGTACTTGCCTggtttgttttgtccattttaaATATGCACATTCAGAATTTTTACATGAATTGTGGCTAAAAAGAAATGACCAACTCTACAGTTGTATTATTGACGTCCTGTGCTCTTTTTTTCACTCTGATAATCagattgttgtttaataataatgtttggaTGCTACCCGTCCGAAAGCAaccagtatacagtacatactgtatatcaatttaGTGACTGTGTAATGATATGCTGAAGCCATTGTTCAACTCAGTTCTATCAACTGAGTACAAATATAACAGTTTTCTCTATTTAACAATACCTTTTACTGTCTAGCTTCACTAATGTAAATTGCACCTTAAGTTTAAATGTTTCCAAATGTTGCGGTTTCATCACTGATAGAAGCACACGATCCTCATTTCTAGAAAAGAGACCCACAAAAGGTTcttataaaaatgttattttttattccttttttcccctcaaatatGGTGCTCAGAAGTTTCTTTGGAAAAGGCTCATTTGGACTGATTAAGTTTGAAAACTTATTCTCACCTCTGTTCTGTAATTAAATTTCCTTTGAAATTGCAACTGGCCCTGAGCCTGAATGAGTGCCCATTCTGCAAAAAAAGGACATGCGCTTTATGAAACAGGAGAAGATGACTAAAGAGATGAGAATTAAATTTTACCTAGTGTATGTGCAAACAATGTCCAGGCAATAAAAATGGTGCAACAGTTCGATGACTTTGGTAAGATGTTGAGCCATTCAGGACATTTTGATTCTCGAACACCAggtttcccaacctttagtgAGCCAAGGCATCcattttacatcagaaaaaaaatcccactacacattaagaaaaaagaaatatatcacCATACAGAAAATTAGGCCACCGACAGTATTATCTAATATATTGTGGCGTTTATACTGAATGTTCAAAGGTTAATTTAGCGCTTCTTTATACTTACCTTATTTAGCGTACACTTGCAGTACAACCAGAAGGTGGCGCTATGCTACCATAAATAGAATCTTTCCCAGGCGGCTCGAGAAAccggtggctaatgctggcgctcatattgaattttttttaaaaatccatgcAAGACATTTTCTTCTCaggttcatttcttgtaagaattatagttcagaaataagtTACaggtacttaaaaatagggagttacttttcaatcacccggtataGTCATTCAAATAAGAATTTGTCATTAATGGGACTGCTCCGAGCCCACACTCTTATCTGTTGTCTGTCGTCGGTACTGACTGACCTCAGAGGAAATGGTCTTAGGTGTAACAggtgaggagaaaaaaagactATTAATACGCCCAcccactggggggggggggggggtgactgttaggcagtagtgcctggcagccctgcccccaccccctcggctcattgacctctccagattttaatgcaccacaccacagCGATTACAGGACAGTTCTGTCAATTTCGTGCATGTAAAACattgtcaattcacttgcatgcatCCGCAGGCACAtgcccctgggactctttcactgggtgtggggtcacgcacttactgcgacaaataactcacaaatatgcaaatcgcttgtgtatcccctcacttatactctcgtcctgtagacttttatcatttacataATTGATCCAGCCAcgcttcagttgtacagccgggttcacgacccgatcctgcatgcttcttctcctgtccttgtcctgttctatcttgtcttatcttccctcacagggtatagcactacagccccatgcaacactcacatttcatgtttcaatattgtaaataatgtcATGAttgacttctctcatcctgtttactattagtgctttgtcttttgtcttcgtttctctctcccttctagaaactttttttctgttcaacCCTGATtcacaataaacttcaattataacactaagaaaccacagcggaagcttaaaaactccactgtgacacagtcaaactgttccggcataaaaggaatacagattttccattctgcttgacctaacagccgaacaagacaaaaataaataaatacgccCACCCATTTAAAGCAGCGAAAAATGAGGCCTCATATTTACATAAATCAAGGGCGACTGGACTCAAAATCTGTGTTAAAGGTGACACAGGACCAGTATTGATGGCGGCCCTTGACCTCTCCCCTACTGTGTAACACAACATTCACCATAGCATTGTTTATACTGTAGATTGTATGTTTAACTCAAGTCACCACCAAAAGCAGAGCTGAGTTGTAAAAGCTTCTGGTGTGTTATTGCCTACATAGTCCGCATTGTTTGTTGTTAGTTTCGGGGGGGGTTCACATGCTCGTAAGTGTGCACAACCAATCACAAGCTTGTCCCCACTCTTATCAGTGTCTCCATTTTTGGCACCATTCTGGGCCAGGTCCATCCTAAagcttattgttttgttttcctccccAATTTCCCGGATGAAAGCTAATCTGAGACTTTCAGGAGTCCCCAAACCTTTTACAGGCTCAGACGAGCTGCCTGTCCATGATTATACGCATACATGTACACATTGCCTATTTTTGTCTGACTCCTCCTCTCCTACAGGGTTCAGCTTGGCTTTGTTGCTCTCCGAGGACATTTTCAGAGCGTGGCCACATTTCTCGGAGAGATAAgatgaactgctgtttg is a window encoding:
- the ngfa gene encoding neurotrophin-7, with product MRSSPLVLVLLIGVQAVLNMGGGLAQSAGLANHKAGQQTVANHQVGQQRETVAAAQHAEFHRTGHRRTKRRHRAASHTSDPSVPGVDPKLFSKKRYRSSPRVVFSEVPPSHDALEGEGYDAEGVRGLRVRRRAGSHTMHRGEYSVCDSINTWVGNMTRATDITGNEVTVLPNVTINNVVKKQFFYETTCRTPTRRGSGTVNRGRMGGRGGKQGSKATSSGCLGIDSRHWNSYCTNTHIFVSALTIFKERTAWRFIRINAACVCVLSRKSWAGRLGH